A region of Solanum dulcamara chromosome 7, daSolDulc1.2, whole genome shotgun sequence DNA encodes the following proteins:
- the LOC129896158 gene encoding plant UBX domain-containing protein 10-like — protein sequence MSFSSGRSTGQSYNGIVRRMVSLPRSIMGGFSRVMDQGMDLMGIGGRRNHQAQLPHPNFPYQHPYEFPFQDPFDFPPQINPHDPSMVQEEWAFLNNFEQEYGTEHPFFYACKFMDALKIAKDEHKFLFVYFHSPQHPFTPSFCSETLCCDLVVQFLDANYVCWGALADRGEGLQMATSLRASSFPFCALVAPAPGDSIAVLQQLEGPVSPAELVEILQRTMEEQGLAFGSGRARDQEKLRADRRLREEQDVAYVASLQIDEEKEKLKNIMPSQQNSRLEHVPNKSNQEKPKQNPTQIQSSKQKEATSAIATMQNPSLSQSSKKKDSIFAKATMQNPIQYHSSKKKEPTMNASAVKNAQMTQIAIRFPNGERREQSFSSTEKIQDIFRYIDSLGLHGVGNYRLISNFPRKVYGVDQMGVTLKDAGLHPKASLFLELL from the exons ATGTCTTTTTCAAGTGGAAGATCAACAGGGCAATCCTACAATGGGATTGTTAGAAGAATGGTGAGTCTTCCTCGTAGTATAATGGGTGGATTTTCAAGAGTAATGGATCAAGGAATGGACTTAATGGGAATTGGAGGAAGAAGAAATCATCAAGCTCAATTACCTCATCCCAATTTCCCATACCAACACCCTTATGAATTCCCTTTTCAAGATCCATTTGATTTTCCTCCACAAATAAACCCACATGACCCTTCAATGGTCCAAGAAGAATGGGCATTTTTGAACAATTTTGAGCAAGAATATGGCACTGAACATCCATTTTTCTATGCTTGTAAGTTCATGGATGCACTAAAGATAGCAAAGGATGAGCATAAGTTCTTGTTTGTGTACTTTCACTCTCCACAACACCCCTTTACCCCTTCTTTCTGCAGTGAGACTTTGTGTTGTGATCTTGTGGTACAGTTTCTTGATGCAAATTATGTTTGTTGGGGTGCACTTGCTGATAGAGGAGAGGGTTTGCAAATGGCAACAAGTCTTAGGGCTTCAAGCTTCCCCTTTTGTGCCCTTGTGGCTCCTGCTCCTGGAGATAGCATAGCTGTGCTGCAACAG TTGGAAGGTCCAGTTTCTCCGGCTGAATTAGTGGAGATATTACAAAGAACAATGGAAGAACAAGGATTGGCTTTTGGCAGTGGAAGGGCCAGAGACCAGGAAAAGTTAAGGGCGGATCGTCGACTAAGGGAAGAACAAGATGTAGCTTATGTTGCATCTCTTCAGATTGATGAG GAGAAAGAGAAACTCAAGAACATAATGCCCTCGCAACAGAATTCAAGACTAGAACATGTTccaaataaatcaaatcaaGAGAAACCTAAGCAAAATCCAACACAGATCCAATCCAGTAAGCAAAAAGAAGCTACTTCTGCTATAGCAACTATGCAAAACCCTTCACTATCCCAATCTAGCAAGAAAAAAGATTCTATCTTTGCCAAGGCAACTATGCAAAATCCAATACAATACCATTCAAGTAAGAAGAAAGAGCCTACCATGAATGCAAGTGCAGTGAAAAATGCTCAAATGACTCAG ATTGCCATTCGGTTTCCAAATGGTGAGAGGAGAGAACAGAGCTTCTCATCTACAGAAAAGATTCAAGATATTTTTAGGTACATCGATTCATTAGGTTTGCATGGAGTTGGAAATTACAGACTGATATCAAACTTCCCAAGGAAAGTGTATGGTGTGGATCAAATGGGAGTGACACTCAAAGATGCAGGCCTTCATCCTAAAGCAAGCCTCTTCCTAGAGCTTCTTTGA